In Granulicella mallensis MP5ACTX8, the sequence CGCATCCAGAATGCGGCTGTTACCGCCCCACGCTCGTCCTTTGCCGTACGGCAGCTCGTAGGTTCCGGTCATTAGTAACCGCTGGCGTGGTGTGCCTTCTGCATTGCCGCGAAGCGCCTTTATATGGAAGCGATCCGAGACGGCAAAGCCATAGTAGCTCTCGATAGCGAAGCTGGTAGGGGCATCGCCTTGCACATCGCTGAGGCTCTTGGTCCAGCTATAGTCTCCCTGGAAGATCAAACCATGTGACAGACGATGCGTCACTCCTAACTGCAGCGAGTGATACGAGGTAGAACCCAAATTTGCCGATTGGAAGATCTCCGACCAATTCTGAAATGGCGCACGAGGATCAACCCAGCCGCCACTCGGAACGTTATAGCCCTGAGTGTTTTCTGGAATCTGGTTCAGGTCGATCGTTACATTCTGCCGGTGTCCTTCCATCCCGACATAGCTGACGCGAGCGGCAGTCGAAGCCGTAATCTCTCGCTCTACCGTCAGGTTCCATTGAATGACCTGGGGGTCACGGTAGTTAGGAGCGTCGCCCTGCTCCAATTCACCGCCGCCATACTGCACGGATTGGCTCAGGGTCGAGGCCAGGGGAAACTGGAACTGAGGTGTTCCATTGTTGTTGTTCTGATAGGTATGGACCGAAGCCGTCGGATTGCTGGACATATTGAAGGCCAATGGTCCGAGGTTGCTCACCGTGAAGACACCGAATCCAGCACGGACCACCGTCTTGTTATCCGAAAAAGGGCGATAGGCTATGCCGATACGGGGGTCAAAGTTGTACTTATAGTTCTGCCTTAGGCTCTGTGGGATATGAGCCTGGCTCGCCGTCTCGAAATTCGAACATGCCAGATTCGGATTCCGGCCCGGAAGCGTGCACGAGTTGAAGGATTGCAGAAAAGCAGGAACTGCTCCAATACCATTCGCCAACCTATCCGGAATCACCACCGAATTCGTATCGGTAAGGAAGTTAGCCATATTGCCGAGTTGGTCCTGAAAGCCAGGAAGATATTCGTAGCGCAGACCGGCATTCAGAGTCAGATGGCTATTAATCTCCCACTGGTCCTGGCCGTAGAAACCATACTGGTGTGCCGTTCCATCATCACGCGGCCCTGTAACGGCAAAGTAGGTAATGTTGGGTAGCCCGAGCAGTAGGTCGCCGAAAGAGTTTCCGGTAAATACATTTTGGTTGAAGGTAAAGAGGCCGAAGTCATCGGAAGCTGTCTCTAGCGACGGGGTAACGTAGTTGACGATACGGTAATCAACGCCCGCGCGAATGGTGTGGTGTCCCCTGCTGATGGTGATATTGTCCGTCAGTTGTTTCGTGTTCGATTGCTGCACACCGGTAATATCTCGTCCGATGGTAGAAAATCCTGTTCCGTCAGAGAAGTTAATCGTTGGGAATCCTCCCTGCGTGGGATGGTTGGTCGTGTTGATCTGCCCTGGTGCGGCACCTGTCGCAAAACCCAGTTGATTCAATGCCTGCGTACCAGTGATCGGAAAATCAGGATCGATCAGAGAGTGCGTAAATCCGAACCGAAACTCATTCACCATCCGCGGAGTGATCGAGTAATTGTGTGAGATCAAAAAGCTGCGGTCATGTTCTATATCGATATCGTCCGGCAGCAGTTGATTGAACACATTGGTCTGCAGATTCTTCCAGCTGATACGGGCATAGATCTGCTGCTTGCTATTGATGTTCTGATCGATGCGCGCATCGAATCCATTACTATTGCCAGGGATTGGAACCAGAGCCTGGTAGTTATAACCCAAGGTGGCGCCATCGAGACCAGGCGTCGGCAGCGGGTAATAGTTATTCAGCAGTGATGTAGCCACCGGGCTGATGCACTGGGTGGGAATCATGTTATTCGCAAAGCTGCTGCCAGCGCATGCAGAACCCGCAGGAAGAGGGTTCGTGAGCGTACCGCTCGCATTTCCGGCAACAAGACCACTCAGATCTCCAGCGCGTTGAGCAGCCGTTGGAACCAGCAGAAACTCAGGAGTAGAGGTGCTCCGGCGGTTGCCTTCATAATCCACGAAGAAGAAGGTTTTGTCTTTGCCATTGTAGAGACGTGGAATGGTGACTGGCCCACTGAAGCTGCCGCCAAAGTCGTTATAGCGCTTAGGGGCCTTCGTGCCAAAGCCGTAGACATCCGCATCCAGGGCATCGTTCTGCAGGTATTCGAATACGCTGCCGTGGAAGGTATTGGAACCACCCTTGGTAGTAAAGGTAATATCACCTACCTGGGCAAACTCGGCGCTATTGTTGAAGTCTGTAGCTTTGACTTCAGCGATATTCTCCATCGACGGATAAGCATTCTTCAAGGCTCCGTTGTGAAAGATATCTGCAGTCGAGATGCCATCAACCGAATAGTTCACCATGTCCGCAGTGGCACCAGCCAGTGCGATATTTCCCTGGTTGTCCTGCTGCACATTCGGCAAGAGAGAGAGCGATGAAAGTGGGCTGGACGTCGAAGCGCGGGAGTTCAGCGGCAACTGAACCATGGCCGAATTATCCTTCGAGGAATCGAGTGTTGCCTTGTCCGTGCTGATC encodes:
- a CDS encoding TonB-dependent receptor, with the protein product MQKGKDGTPHRTAKRNAHVLNEPQRTAVVSNTSTMVWTALLLAVFSIASARAQSTFGSVVGTVQDATQAVIPGAAVTLHSQDDNSDRTTTSSSSGSFEFVNLKPGRYSVASQASGFANTQVAAFDLAPRQTARVSVVMNLPSQQQTVEVSATATMISTDKATLDSSKDNSAMVQLPLNSRASTSSPLSSLSLLPNVQQDNQGNIALAGATADMVNYSVDGISTADIFHNGALKNAYPSMENIAEVKATDFNNSAEFAQVGDITFTTKGGSNTFHGSVFEYLQNDALDADVYGFGTKAPKRYNDFGGSFSGPVTIPRLYNGKDKTFFFVDYEGNRRSTSTPEFLLVPTAAQRAGDLSGLVAGNASGTLTNPLPAGSACAGSSFANNMIPTQCISPVATSLLNNYYPLPTPGLDGATLGYNYQALVPIPGNSNGFDARIDQNINSKQQIYARISWKNLQTNVFNQLLPDDIDIEHDRSFLISHNYSITPRMVNEFRFGFTHSLIDPDFPITGTQALNQLGFATGAAPGQINTTNHPTQGGFPTINFSDGTGFSTIGRDITGVQQSNTKQLTDNITISRGHHTIRAGVDYRIVNYVTPSLETASDDFGLFTFNQNVFTGNSFGDLLLGLPNITYFAVTGPRDDGTAHQYGFYGQDQWEINSHLTLNAGLRYEYLPGFQDQLGNMANFLTDTNSVVIPDRLANGIGAVPAFLQSFNSCTLPGRNPNLACSNFETASQAHIPQSLRQNYKYNFDPRIGIAYRPFSDNKTVVRAGFGVFTVSNLGPLAFNMSSNPTASVHTYQNNNNGTPQFQFPLASTLSQSVQYGGGELEQGDAPNYRDPQVIQWNLTVEREITASTAARVSYVGMEGHRQNVTIDLNQIPENTQGYNVPSGGWVDPRAPFQNWSEIFQSANLGSTSYHSLQLGVTHRLSHGLIFQGDYSWTKSLSDVQGDAPTSFAIESYYGFAVSDRFHIKALRGNAEGTPRQRLLMTGTYELPYGKGRAWGGNSRILDAVLGGWNLNTISLLQTGPWLTPTMSPTNDTSGVGIAQRGTIARPDRVAGVSTKPAHRSVSNYFNINAFTTTTAPGQTGNAGVGSLEGPGTVAVAGGLAKVFNIHQGIQMRFESTFTNIINRANFAIPATDVSSPSTFGVLTSVQSSNNAGNRTGQVALRVDF